Proteins from a genomic interval of Bacillus sp. FJAT-45350:
- a CDS encoding protein kinase domain-containing protein: MKNYSKNLECNLPIGTRIVGKWHTKSYRIVKKLGSGATGNVYLADSAHGQVALKIGVDNMSITSEVNVLKHFLKVQGQVLGPSLLDVDDLVTNSGTIPFYVMEYLKGIELIPFIRNKGEEWIGILMVQLLGDLDRLHRAGWVFGDLKPENLLVVGPPSRTRWLDVGGTTLLGRSIKEYTEFYDRGYWGLGTRKAEPSYDLFAVAMIMINCSYPSRFEKKGEKAIVQLKQAVEEKDELRLYQNVILKALTGKYDEAQSMRQELVEAISNRSSYKPRHTPKTRKAHKQKKEKKKSSYAVEIFLITSFILLAFVLYLFGQLM, from the coding sequence ATGAAGAATTACTCGAAGAATCTGGAATGTAACCTACCAATAGGAACACGTATTGTAGGTAAATGGCATACCAAATCATATAGAATAGTCAAAAAACTAGGCTCAGGAGCGACTGGAAACGTCTATTTAGCCGATTCTGCGCATGGTCAAGTGGCCTTAAAAATTGGCGTTGATAATATGTCAATCACATCTGAAGTCAATGTTCTTAAACACTTTTTAAAGGTCCAAGGTCAAGTTCTTGGACCTTCTTTGTTAGATGTAGACGATCTTGTAACAAATAGTGGTACAATACCCTTTTATGTGATGGAATATTTAAAAGGAATCGAATTAATTCCCTTTATCAGGAATAAGGGTGAAGAGTGGATTGGTATTTTAATGGTTCAGTTATTAGGAGACTTAGATCGTCTTCATCGTGCGGGCTGGGTTTTTGGAGATTTGAAGCCAGAAAATTTACTCGTTGTTGGACCTCCGTCTAGGACTCGTTGGCTTGATGTTGGTGGAACGACCTTATTAGGTCGCTCAATAAAGGAATATACGGAGTTTTATGACCGGGGATATTGGGGATTAGGTACAAGAAAGGCAGAGCCTAGCTATGATTTATTTGCAGTAGCCATGATTATGATTAATTGTAGCTACCCTTCCCGATTTGAAAAAAAAGGTGAGAAAGCAATTGTTCAACTAAAGCAAGCAGTAGAAGAAAAAGATGAGTTACGTCTTTATCAAAATGTTATTTTAAAAGCGTTAACTGGTAAATACGATGAAGCACAATCGATGAGACAAGAGTTAGTAGAAGCAATAAGTAATCGCTCAAGCTATAAACCAAGGCACACTCCTAAAACTAGAAAAGCCCATAAACAAAAAAAAGAAAAGAAAAAATCTTCGTATGCAGTAGAAATCTTTCTAATCACCTCTTTTATTCTATTGGCATTTGTCCTATACTTGTTTGGACAATTAATGTAA
- a CDS encoding S1 domain-containing RNA-binding protein, with translation MSIEVGSKLQGKVTGITNFGAFVELPGGTTGLVHISEVADNYVKDINEFLKVGDEVEVKVVNVEKDGKIGLSIRKAKDRPAEVTRAPRPQGSRPPQGGRPQGGRPQGGGGPRGGSRGGGRHSQPVKVMSFEDKMNRFLKDSEERLTTLKRQTETKRGGRGARRG, from the coding sequence ATGTCAATCGAAGTAGGCAGCAAGTTGCAAGGTAAGGTAACTGGTATTACCAATTTCGGAGCTTTTGTTGAGCTGCCAGGTGGTACAACTGGTCTTGTTCATATTAGTGAAGTTGCGGACAACTATGTTAAGGACATTAATGAATTTTTAAAAGTAGGAGACGAAGTAGAAGTTAAAGTCGTCAATGTTGAAAAAGACGGCAAGATTGGACTTTCTATTCGTAAAGCGAAAGACCGTCCTGCTGAAGTAACGCGTGCCCCTCGCCCCCAAGGTAGTCGCCCCCCACAAGGAGGCCGCCCGCAAGGAGGACGTCCACAAGGTGGTGGAGGTCCAAGAGGAGGTAGCCGAGGTGGAGGTCGTCATAGCCAACCGGTGAAAGTGATGTCATTCGAAGATAAAATGAATCGCTTCTTAAAGGACAGTGAAGAGCGCTTAACAACATTAAAGCGTCAAACTGAAACTAAGCGTGGTGGTAGAGGCGCACGTCGAGGGTAA
- a CDS encoding VWA domain-containing protein — translation MGKGTLKQILLLTDGCSNQGEDPVALAALAKEQGITVNVIGVVEDSQSSMSQRGVEEVEAIAMAGGGVSQVVYAKQLAQTVQMVTRKAMTQTLQGVVNKELQQILGKNQEMEDLSPDKRGEVMEVVDELGETINLEVLILVDTSASMKNKLPMVQEALTDLSISLTSRMGDNRFSLYSFPGKRKEIDRLLDWTPKLNSLTGIFHKLSSGGITPTGPALQAALNHFAKNSSRRSLISRDEELLEESGM, via the coding sequence ATGGGTAAAGGAACGTTAAAGCAGATTCTATTACTAACTGATGGTTGTTCAAATCAAGGAGAAGACCCAGTTGCTCTTGCCGCTTTGGCGAAAGAACAAGGGATTACGGTTAATGTTATTGGTGTGGTTGAGGATAGTCAAAGTTCAATGAGTCAACGTGGAGTAGAAGAAGTAGAAGCAATTGCAATGGCAGGCGGTGGAGTCAGTCAAGTAGTCTATGCCAAACAATTAGCCCAAACAGTTCAAATGGTAACAAGAAAAGCAATGACACAAACACTTCAGGGTGTTGTTAATAAAGAGCTTCAACAAATTTTAGGGAAAAATCAAGAAATGGAAGACTTATCCCCTGATAAACGAGGAGAGGTAATGGAAGTAGTAGATGAGTTGGGAGAGACAATTAATCTAGAGGTTCTTATTCTAGTAGATACTAGTGCTAGTATGAAGAATAAGTTGCCGATGGTACAAGAGGCCTTAACGGATCTTTCAATAAGTTTAACATCCCGTATGGGTGACAACCGCTTCTCATTATACAGCTTCCCAGGTAAGAGAAAAGAAATAGACCGTTTACTAGATTGGACACCAAAGCTAAATTCATTAACGGGTATTTTCCATAAACTATCATCAGGAGGAATTACTCCAACGGGTCCAGCTTTACAGGCGGCGTTAAATCATTTTGCGAAAAATAGCTCGAGAAGGAGTTTGATTTCTCGTGATGAAGAATTACTCGAAGAATCTGGAATGTAA
- the spoIIE gene encoding stage II sporulation protein E — MIRKVTKDVMEPVRDWSYVERINSLAGNGVERIKQGANLLFFQWGLLIFIVGILLGRAMILSEITPFVLPFVAAVYVLKREKAGIAALALFAGALTTVYDTAWFVLAALLVYFICQKVVEAFSDDVVKLLPYTVFTASVLSRIVLTYVLVGEVSQYAWMMAGVEAGLSFILTMIFLQSVPLITVKKIQQPLKNEEIVCLIILLASVMTGTVGWMIYDMSVEHIMARYLVLMFAFVAGAAIGSTVGVVTGLILSLASVASLYQMSLLAFAGLLGGLLKDGRKIGVSLGLLIGTMLIGLYGEGADHIMVTVSESLAAIAVFLLTPKSWISKLSRFIPGTVEHSKEQQQYLRKIRDVTAGRVDQFSKLFQTLSNSFSATSMNIDHDDKEKEIDYFLSNVTEKTCQTCFKKQKCWVTDFSTTYESMQTLMIETEKNGEVTSKVLVNEWKKHCVKAERVIQVIQQELGHFQANKKLKKQVLESRRLVADQLLGVSRVMGDFAKEIQKEKECHYVQEEQMIEALRGVGLEVGHLDIYRLEAGNIEIEMSIADDGGHGQAEKVIAPMLSDILQETVIVKNAESGFYPNGYSHVTFGSAKRFVVDTGVANVAKGGAWVSGDSYSTIEVGSGKFAIAISDGMGNGERAHLESNETLQLLQKVLQSGIEETVAIKSVNSVLSLRTTDEIFSTLDLAMIDLQDATAKFLKIGSIPSFIKRGDTVSKVEAGNLPMGIIQEFDVDVVHEELKPGDLLIMMSDGIFEAPKHIENKEVWIKRIISEVTTDDPQEVADVILERVIRNGSGQIDDDMTIIVSKVMRNTPKWAAIPMYKPSRIKKAQ, encoded by the coding sequence ATGATTCGTAAAGTAACGAAAGATGTAATGGAACCTGTTCGTGATTGGTCTTATGTAGAGCGAATCAATTCGCTTGCTGGAAACGGTGTTGAACGAATCAAACAAGGGGCTAATCTTTTGTTCTTCCAGTGGGGGTTACTCATTTTTATTGTCGGGATTTTACTTGGACGAGCTATGATTCTTTCTGAAATTACGCCCTTTGTGTTGCCTTTTGTTGCAGCAGTTTATGTACTGAAAAGGGAAAAAGCAGGAATTGCAGCATTAGCTTTGTTTGCAGGAGCTCTTACAACCGTTTATGATACTGCTTGGTTTGTATTAGCAGCACTTCTTGTATATTTTATTTGTCAAAAGGTAGTGGAAGCCTTTAGTGATGATGTTGTCAAGCTCCTTCCATATACGGTCTTTACGGCAAGCGTACTTTCGAGAATTGTCCTTACATATGTGCTTGTTGGAGAGGTGAGTCAGTATGCCTGGATGATGGCTGGGGTAGAAGCTGGGTTAAGTTTTATCTTAACGATGATCTTCTTGCAAAGTGTACCGTTAATTACTGTGAAGAAAATACAACAACCGCTAAAAAATGAGGAAATTGTTTGTTTAATTATATTGCTAGCTTCTGTAATGACTGGAACAGTGGGCTGGATGATATATGATATGTCCGTTGAGCATATTATGGCTCGCTATCTTGTACTTATGTTTGCCTTTGTAGCAGGTGCTGCAATCGGTTCTACTGTTGGGGTGGTGACTGGGCTAATTTTAAGCTTAGCGAGTGTAGCAAGTCTCTATCAAATGAGCTTATTAGCCTTTGCAGGTCTTCTTGGTGGTTTATTAAAAGATGGACGAAAAATCGGTGTCAGTCTCGGTTTATTAATTGGAACGATGCTGATTGGACTTTATGGTGAAGGTGCAGACCATATTATGGTGACGGTTTCAGAGTCATTGGCAGCTATCGCTGTTTTTCTATTAACACCTAAGTCTTGGATTAGCAAACTATCAAGGTTTATTCCAGGAACAGTTGAGCATTCAAAAGAGCAACAGCAATATTTACGAAAAATACGTGATGTAACAGCAGGTCGAGTTGACCAATTTTCAAAACTATTTCAAACACTATCAAATAGTTTTTCAGCAACATCAATGAATATTGACCACGATGATAAGGAAAAAGAAATTGATTACTTCTTAAGTAATGTGACAGAAAAAACATGTCAAACATGCTTTAAAAAACAAAAGTGCTGGGTAACTGACTTTAGTACAACATATGAGTCAATGCAAACTCTTATGATAGAAACTGAAAAAAATGGTGAGGTAACTAGTAAAGTTCTAGTAAATGAATGGAAGAAGCATTGTGTAAAAGCAGAACGAGTCATACAAGTCATACAACAGGAGCTTGGACATTTTCAAGCAAATAAAAAATTAAAGAAGCAAGTACTTGAAAGCAGAAGGCTAGTAGCTGACCAGCTACTAGGAGTATCAAGAGTTATGGGTGATTTCGCCAAAGAGATACAAAAAGAAAAAGAATGCCACTATGTTCAGGAAGAACAAATGATCGAGGCCCTTCGAGGTGTTGGTTTAGAGGTAGGGCACTTAGATATTTATCGTTTAGAAGCAGGCAATATTGAAATTGAAATGAGTATTGCCGATGATGGTGGTCATGGTCAAGCAGAAAAAGTCATAGCTCCAATGTTATCAGATATTTTACAAGAAACGGTTATTGTCAAAAATGCAGAAAGCGGATTTTATCCTAATGGATATAGTCATGTAACATTTGGTTCAGCCAAACGCTTTGTCGTAGATACGGGAGTTGCAAACGTAGCCAAAGGAGGAGCGTGGGTTTCTGGTGATAGCTATTCTACAATTGAAGTAGGTTCGGGGAAATTCGCCATTGCCATTAGCGATGGGATGGGCAACGGTGAACGTGCACACTTAGAGAGCAATGAAACTCTTCAGTTATTACAAAAGGTACTTCAATCAGGGATTGAGGAAACGGTAGCGATTAAATCAGTTAACTCAGTTCTCTCTCTTCGAACAACAGATGAAATATTTTCGACATTAGATTTAGCAATGATTGACTTACAGGATGCTACAGCAAAGTTCTTAAAAATTGGTTCAATCCCAAGTTTTATCAAACGAGGGGATACGGTTTCCAAAGTAGAAGCAGGAAATTTACCGATGGGGATTATTCAAGAATTTGATGTAGATGTTGTTCATGAAGAACTAAAGCCAGGAGACCTATTAATCATGATGAGTGACGGTATATTTGAGGCACCAAAGCATATAGAGAACAAAGAAGTTTGGATTAAGCGTATCATTTCAGAGGTTACTACTGATGACCCACAAGAGGTGGCTGATGTAATCCTAGAAAGAGTAATACGTAATGGTAGTGGGCAAATAGACGATGACATGACGATTATCGTTTCAAAAGTAATGAGAAACACACCAAAGTGGGCGGCTATCCCAATGTATAAGCCAAGCCGTATTAAGAAAGCACAATAG